A stretch of the Phycisphaerales bacterium genome encodes the following:
- a CDS encoding 4Fe-4S binding protein: MADEDPLSRRELLGGKLFRHLRESLADAVASRLQAFEELGSELQPKAAKPPNESLVDPAHLPLLQRPPGAIDEEMFLDQCTRCGDCIEACPPSAILAAPEAFGRAAGTPIIDPRIQACVMCTDTPCIASCEPDVLRDDLPLTMGSAMIVPSDCLAFLGQSCTQCTDACPVTGALDLTDGLPSINNEHCTGCGVCHQVCPAPVNAVIMRPAQDRPIPPPSDDAKKSPPCS; the protein is encoded by the coding sequence ATGGCTGATGAGGATCCACTTTCTAGGCGAGAGTTATTAGGAGGCAAGCTGTTTCGCCACCTACGCGAATCACTCGCTGATGCAGTGGCCTCTCGATTACAAGCGTTCGAAGAGCTTGGATCCGAGCTGCAACCCAAAGCGGCCAAGCCGCCCAACGAATCACTCGTTGATCCTGCCCATTTGCCACTTCTTCAACGTCCACCAGGTGCCATTGACGAAGAGATGTTTCTTGATCAATGCACCCGCTGCGGTGATTGTATTGAGGCTTGCCCACCTTCAGCAATTCTCGCTGCACCAGAGGCGTTCGGTCGCGCTGCAGGAACTCCAATAATTGACCCACGTATCCAAGCATGCGTGATGTGCACAGATACACCTTGCATTGCTTCGTGTGAACCAGATGTGCTTCGCGATGATTTGCCACTCACCATGGGCAGCGCCATGATTGTTCCAAGCGATTGCCTTGCTTTCCTTGGTCAATCTTGTACGCAGTGCACTGACGCTTGCCCAGTGACTGGCGCGCTTGACCTGACTGATGGTTTACCCAGTATCAATAATGAACACTGCACTGGATGCGGTGTCTGTCATCAAGTCTGCCCCGCGCCCGTTAACGCCGTCATCATGCGCCCCGCTCAAGATCGACCCATTCCACCACCATCTGATGACGCCAAAAAATCCCCCCCTTGCAGCTAA